The window CAGGGCTGGTCCGGGGCGAGCCCCGCCGAGGGACGGGGCATCTGGGGCTCCCACCGGCAGGCCAGCGGACCAGCCAGGACTCAGAGGACTGGGCTCCTCTCCGCCCGTCTCCTGGGCGCCCAGCCCAGAAAGGGCTTGGAGGTGTCCCGTGTCTCCTCTGGGGCACCTCACTTCCCCGTGTTTGTTGTGTGAGATGCTTCTTGCTGAAGGAGTCAGTGCAGAGGACGGCAGGAGGGCTCGGCCTGGAGGCCTCAGGGTGCGCGTGGGGGCCCGGGAGGCCTCAGGGTGTGTGCGTGGGGGCCTGGGAGGCCTCGGGGTGTGTGCAACGGGGCCCAGGAGGCCTCAGGGTGTGCGTGGGGGCCTGGGAGGCCTCGGGGTGTGTGCAAGGGGGCCCAGGAGGCCTCAGGGTGCGCGTGGGGGCCTGGGAGGCCTCGGGGTGTGTGCATGGGGGCCCAGGAGGCCTCAGGGTGTGCGCATGGGGGCCCGGGTGTGCGTGGGGGCCTGTGTGTGGGGGGCGGTCCCTGGCTCTAAGCGGGCTGGTCTGTGCTGCGGGGTTTCTCACAAccgtctcctctcctctccctgtggACGCGCCCGGCCTGGACACCTGGCCCGCACGCCTGGTACGTGTTGCCTGGGGTGGCGGCCTGCGCGGGGAGGACCGGGATCCCGCCAGCTCCGGAGCGGACTCTGCATGGGGGCGACCCCCCTTCTGTCCCTGACGTGCCCCGCTCTCTCAGCCCCCCAGGATGACGACGACGCAGAGACGGGCCTGACGGAGGGCGAGGGCGAGGgcgaggaggagaaggagccggAGAACTTGGGCAAGCTGCAGTTCTCCCTGGACTACGACTTTCAGGCCAACCAGGTGTGGGGGCAGGTCACCACCTCCCGGCGAGCGCGGCCCAGGGTCACTCGGTTCCCTGCGGCATGGAGACCCTGCGTCCTGCCTGGCCCCTGCCCACGGGGGGCTGACAGGTGCCCGCTCTCTTCACAGCTCACTGTGGGCGTCCTGCAGGCCGCGGAACTGCCCGCCCTGGACATGGGCGGCACCTCGGACCCTTACGTCAAGGTCTTCCTCCTTCcagacaagaagaagaaatatgagACCAAAGTCCATCGGAAGACGCTGAACCCCGCCTTCAACGAGACCTTCACCTTCAAGGTGACAGGCGGGAGGCACGGCGGACCGTGTCCCGGGCGTGACCCAGGCCCGGAACAGCTCGGTCGGGACCAGAGCCCGAGTCTCTGTGATGTCCACAGCCTCCGGACGCCCCCGAGCTGCCCTGACCCCTTCATCCTGCCTGTGCCCTGCAGGTGCCATACCAGGAGCTGGGGGGCAAGACCCTGGTGATGGCCATCTACGACTTCGACCGCTTCTCCAAGCACGACATCATTGGCGAGGTCAAGGTGCCCATGAACACGGTGGACCTTGGGCAGCCCATCGAGGAGTGGCGAGACCTGCAGGgcggggagaaggaggaggtgaggggtggggcggggaggaggaggaggtgaggtggggaggaggaggaggtgaggggtggggcagggaggaggaggaggtgaggcggggcggggcggggaggaggaggaggtgaggcggggcggggcggggcgaagGAGGAGGTGAGGTGGCGCGCAGAGAGGccggagaggaggaggaggtgaggccGGCGTGGAGCGGCACCGGCCGGGCCCCTGGGTCAGCTGCCCGGTGAGGCCGCAGGGGCAGGGGACACGGCGCTCCTGTTCTCCCCGAGGCTCTGTGCCCGCTTAGCGCCAGCGACCCACCTGGGGCCTCATGTGCCTGCAGCGAAGGCCGCGCTGTCTGAGCAGGTTCTCGGCACAGGGCTTGTCTTCCCGGAAGCGGCTGCAGCACCTGCTCACACACACACCGAGTACGAGACCCTGCTGTGCACAAAGCCTCTGTGTAGACGCTGCCCTCCGAGCACCAGCCCCTGGGTGCGGGGTCGCACCCTGACCGGGACGTGAGGGAGGTGGTCAGCCTTGGCCCCCGAGGCCTCCTCTGAGACGCTTCGGCTCTGCGCCGTGGCGGTGGCGGAGACGGACCGTCCTCCTCTCTGGTTGCGAGGTCCCTGCACTCTGGCACTGACACCAGATGGGAGGTGCCAGGGGCTCTGAAGACCACAGCGTATGCTGCGGGCGGGACCCCACAAACCCCATGTCCATCCAGAGCCTCCTGGGCACCACTGGCCATGGTGCCCGCAGCTCCAGTGTCTGCCCGCCGCGGGCAGGGCTGGGCTGCCCCTGGCCCCGAGGCCCCGAGGGGTCAGGCGTGCTGCTGAGATGGCCCGTTCCCCGCTCTCCTGACAGCCGGAGAAGCTGGGGGACATCTGCACCTCGCTGCGATACGTGCCCACAGCCGGGAAGCTCACCGTCTGCATCCTGGAGGCAAAGAACCTGAAGAAGATGGACGTGGGCGGCCTTTCAGGTGGGCGCAGGGCTGCTGGCCACCGCCGGGGGCACCCGAGCCCTCAGGCTgcaggggaggtgggggcggCTCCCAGGAAGGGGCTGCAGGGCGAGGGTCGGGCTCTGCCGGGCTGGAGGGCTGAGCGACCGCCCTGTCTTTGGCTAGTGCTCGGGGTTCCTGAGTCACCTTGGGCAGGCCGGTTTCGTGCAGGCGTGTCTCACGGCCCAGGTCGGAGGATGGGTGGGGTGGGTCCCAGGTGTTCCCTGCCCAGGACAGATGTCACCAGGAGCCCCGAGCCCCTCACCGAGCCCCAGGTTGCGGCGGGTCACAGGGGCGACGCCTGTGACCACCCTGGCCCCGGGCTGGTGGTCCGGGGTGGGCTCAGGGCCTGCCTGCTGCACCCCACAGACCCCTATGTGAAGATCCACCTGATGCAGAATGGCAAGAGGCTCAAGAAGAAGAAGACGACGGTGAAGAAGAAGACCCTGAACCCTTACTTCAACGAGTCCTTCAGCTTCGAGATCCCCTTTGAGCAGATCCAGGTGCAGGGCTGGTGGGGCTGGTCATGGGGCAGGGGCCCACCGCTGACCTCCGCGGGTGGGTGAGCGAGCAGACGGTCACCACCATGGGGCCTGGATCCAGGCGTTTCCCGAGCTGCCCCTTGTGTGGGTGGCAGGCCTCTCTAGCATGGCCTTTATCACTCTGCAAGGATGGGTCTGCCCCTAGGGCTGCACGGGACCGGCTGGGCGGACGGAGGTGGGAGCTGGGGACGCCGCCCGAGGGCTcctgcccaccctccctccctcccccccccaGAAGGTGCAGGTGGTGGTCACCGTGCTTGACTACGACAAGCTGGGCAAGAACGAGGCCATCGGGAAGATCTTCGTGGGCAGCAACGCCACAGGCACAGAGCTGCGGCACTGGTCGGACATGCTGGCCAACCCCCGCCGGCCCATCGCGCAGTGGCACTCACTCAAGCCCGAGGAGGAGGTGGACGCGCTGCTGGGCAAGAGCAAGTAGGCCGCGGCCGGGCCGCCGCTGAGACCCAGAGCCACGGCCACCTCAGCCGCGCCCCTGCGAGGCGCCCTGCCCATCTGTGTGGTCGTGTCCCCcgtcccctttttataaggaccctCCCCTCCGACGGCCGTGGGAGGAGGGCCCCCAGAGGTGGCGCGGCCTGCCCGGTCCGCCCCGGGAGCCGTCCCCGCTGCATGCCCGCACCCCACTCCTGCGAAGCTGCACCCCAGGCTCACCCCGAGGCGGTGCTCTCTCGGCCCGCAGTGCAGCCTCTCCTGTTCCTTGAGCGTGTGGCCCCCGAGATGGTGGCGCTGCTGGGTTCTGGACGGGCCTGCGCTCTGGCTCCTGGACAGGCGGGGACGCGTGAGTGGCTGCTTCGGAGGCCAGGCGTGGAGACTGGATTGTGCAGAAGTCACTGCCCCTCGGGCTGGTTTCGGGGACAGCATGGACCTGAGCTGGTGGCCGGACTCACACGGGGTCTGTCTGTCCTGCGAGCTCACCTTGTGGACGGGAGATGTCAGACCATGAAGACACAGAAGACCCCTCCCCAGAGAGAGGGCGACGGGCCTGCTGAGCCCTGGTCTCCGGGCGGGAGGCGCGGGTGCCGGCCCCCATCGGGGCCGAGAGCTGAGCAGTGTATCCCACCATCCTGCCCGCGCCCGTTTCCTCTTTTAATCTCAGTGGAGCAGCGCTGTGTGTGCAGACCCGGGGGCTTCCCGAGGAGGCCGTCCTTGGGCCCAGGTGAGCGGGGGGGCGGTGGCCGGCCAGCCTCCTGTCGTCCCCCGGGGCTTCTCTGGGTCCCCAGGGCATCTGTCCCTGCCCCGGGGTCCCCATGCTGGCTCCCCGCTCACCTCCCGTCCCCAGTGTTGATAAAAAGCCATATATACTGAGTCCAGTGTGCACGCAGGCTCCTTCCCCACCGCAGCCTGGGCAGGAGCATCAGCCCACGCCACCCCTGGCGGGCTCCCTCCTCCCCTTGCGGCCCCCAAGCGCCCAGAGCTGCTCCCCTCTCAGCCCATGTCCCCGACCCAGACAGACGGCCATCTTGGGCAGGCTCCTGCGGGAGGAAGACGCCAGGGCCCTGTGTGTGCGCACAGTGGGGAGGGGCTCAGCCGTGCTCAAGGGCCTGCGTCCTGGGGGCCCCTCTTCACGGGGGGGAAGGGGGCGGCCCTGCCTTCAGGACTGGGTGACCACAGAGCAGCGGGATTCGGTGCTTCCTGAGGGTCCCCCCATTTCAGGGCCCCACCCCAGGCTGACTTTTCACCCCTCCGTTCCCCAGGACTGGCTTCCATCCTGATGCATCTGCTGCTCTGGGGGTCTTGAGCCTGGACGTGGGGCTGGATGGCAGTGCGGGCTGGctgaggggcagggtgggggcacaGGGGCCTGCCAGGTCGGCTGGGCCCAGAGGAGCCGTCTGAGCAGACGTGTCTGCTGGCCTGCGGCTGCGGGAGACACATGCGTGCTCCTGTCTTTGCCTGAGGGTCCTGGCCTGGGCCTGTGGGTGCCCTAACCCTCTGTGGAGTGAAGGTCGCCAGGAGGGAAGCAGCAGAGGTGCCTTTCACGGAGGGGCTGAGAGTGACACGCAAAACCCAGGCCCCCAGAAACGAGCGGGGCCACAGGCTGCTTCCTCCCCTCTCTGGAGCAGGGGCTCGGGGCAGGGCCTCCGACTGTGGCCAGGggcgtggggggcagggggcaggggtggtcTCAGCACAGcctcagcccctcctcccaggAGACCCCACAAGCTTCTGCTGCGGTGGCCTTGGGGGTGGCAGCAGAGAGGGCCAGGGTCcccgcgggggtggggtggggtggggcacgGTGAGCAGGGTTGGAAGAGACCCCCCTGGGTCCCGCAGGGTCTGGGTTAGTTCTTGGGCCTCCCCAGAGAGGCTGTCCCCGCCCCGCGGCCCCCTCTCCACCTCAGAGCCCTGGTGGTGGCCGACATGGAGGGGTCCCGGGCCCGATGCTGGCCGCCCTCAGCCCGGCAGTCCAGGTACCAAGTTAAACGTGAGTTTCAGACAAACCACCAGTAACTGAACGTGTGAGACCGCCCTCAGTGCTGGCCGGGATGCCCCTGAACCCACTGACCTGCGGCCGTGCTCTGTTGGGCAGCCTCGTCCTGCGGCCACTCCTGCCTCCCCGGCTTGGGGGCAACGACGGGTCGCCGGGATTGTACCCGTTTTCGAGCTGCAGGGCTGGGAAGTGGACGCTGTAACCTGGAGACAGAGCAGGAGCCTGAGAAGCCAGCCTCGTCTGCCCCCACGCGCATTCAGCTGCACACGATGGCGGCCACCCATGCGCACGCCGCCCTGCCCACGCACGCCCCGGCTCCGTGCCAACAGCTGCATGGCCGTGCCCAGAGCCCAGCTCCGCATCACACCCCCGAGCCGCTCCCCGACCCCGTGTGTGAAGTCCGTGTCTCCCCCAGCTCCCCACGTCTGGGGAGTCGGCCTGGGCCCGGCCTGACCGGCTGGTGCGTGTCCATGACAGAGCTGTCCTGGCGGCCTTGGTGTGTGGCCTGCTCCCCTGCCTGCTGTCTGATCCACTGAAAAGCCATACAGGGGTCTCCGGGGCCGCCCTGTCAGAGCCCCCGGCCCCTCTGACCAGCTCCCCTCAGGACACTGTGAAGGGCTTGCCTGCTACCCCCCCCGCCCCGTGTCCCGAGGACAGATGGGTGTCCTGCGCTCCTGGTGGGGCCCCAGCGGCGTCCCCCTGGCCCTGCTCCACGTggagggggtgggcagtgggggccTGGGGGGACGACTGGGATGTGTGCGAGCTGTTGGAGGCTGGGTCTGTGGTTGGGTCCTGATGCCCCCTGGGTGGATGCACAgctgagggggtgggggcggtgggggcagCAGGGCTGGAGAACAGGTGCGCTCAGCTCCTGCTGTCGGGCAGGGACACCCCAGGAGTGGGCAGCTGCGGCTGCTctgaggtgggggggtgggaccCCCATCCGCACCCAGCCCCGCCCCACCGCCCCCTCGGGAGGAAGGGGACCACGGGCCCCAGGCCCTGAGCTGTCGTGTTGGACCCAGAGGACGGCGGCTCCCGCCAGCAGCCCCCAGGTGGGGTGGCCCTTCCGTGGGCCCTGCTGAGAGGGCGCACTGGCTGAGGCCATGGTGGGGCGTGGGCCCCGCGCTCCACGAactgggggaggggctgtgggcGGGATGGACCCCAGATCCCTCAGAGCAGCCGGGTGTCCTGCCCCGACCCCTCCCGTCCCAGCACTGGCGCGGCGGCTTCTGAAGCCCCCGACCAGGGCAGGCAGGCCCAGGCTCCCGCAGCGTGCGGCCCACCGGACCCCAGCCTGCCTCacaggccacccccaccccctgcccccgcttggcggtgccccccaccccccaacggACTCTGGTCTCTCGTCAGTTTGTTCTTTTGTAACGAGCAGCATCTCCTTATTAAAGAAAAGAGCTGAAAGCAagctggggctgggggtctcTGCTTGTTCCTGCTGGGCAGGGTGAGGGCACAGTTCTGAGACCCTGGCCCTGGGCTCAGGGGGGCGGTGGGCATGCGGGGCCCTCAGGGCAGCTTCTGGGGGGCCTTCAGGGAGGAGGGGTGGATCAGACCCTTGGTGCGCCCCCACCAGCCAGCAGAGCAGGCCTGGGACGCGGCCGCAGCCTGAGCCCCGTGGGGTCTGTGGAATGAGACCACCTACAAATGCTGGGTTAGCTCATGGAGAAACCCGAGATGTCTGACCTGAGGCCAGGGCTTCGGGGGTTTTCAGGAACAGGCAGCACCCCCCAACCCGGAAAATGTGCCCCCCCTCACCTCAGCCCGTGGCGGTCTCCTCAGGGGTCCTGGCAGGCCCTGAGCCCTgtgggcatctggtcccaactcCGGatcaagaaggcagagtgccctTCAGGCTGGCCGGGGGGGTCTCAGGAGGGAGTGGCCGGGCCTCAGCGGTCCCCGGGTCTCTAGGGGATGCGTCTCCACTGACCGCAAGGAGCTCTTGCTGCGCACCTGCTCCTGAGCCCTGGACCTCCACGGGTGACCGCGGGGGACGAGGCGCCTGgcccctccctggcccccagTGTGGTGATGGGGCCTCTGCAGGGCGTGAAGAAACCGGGGGGGCATGGGGTGGATGCAGGGCCAGGCCTGGGCAGCTGCCCACACTGAATGCCACCATCTCCGGTGACCCCGTCCACTGCCTTTACGGTCTGGAGCTCTGGAGGGGCTCTGGCTCCCCTGACCCGAGCGGTGGCCCCGAGACCCCGCTGCGGAGGGCAGAGACCAGGACCTGGTCACGAGCACCAGGGTCACCGCCGGACAGGCCCACGGTCGTGCCCCAGGCCCCTGGGCCACGCGGCCAGCCCTGGGATGCAGGCCCCGATGGCCGGGATGGTGATGTGGGGACGCCACGGGCTGGCCCACGGCCACGCCACCCCAAATGTGCCAACCGCGTCTGAGCTTGGACACCAAGCAGGGTCAGGCCTGGTGGGAGAAATACCACAGGCTGGCCCAGACATGAGGTGCTATGAGCCCCGTTTCCTAAAGCTCGGAGACCATCACAAAGTTAAAACACAATTTAATTTACTCATTTATAAATACTGTTGTGTTTACAGGCATCATACAGACGTGAATATTATTATTTC is drawn from Bubalus kerabau isolate K-KA32 ecotype Philippines breed swamp buffalo chromosome 5, PCC_UOA_SB_1v2, whole genome shotgun sequence and contains these coding sequences:
- the SYT2 gene encoding synaptotagmin-2; its protein translation is MRSIFKRNQEPVVAPTTTAMPAGPVDNSTESGGAGESKEDMFAMFKERFFNEIVKLPLPPWALIAVAAVTGLVLLACCFCCCKKCCCKKKRNKKDKAKGARNAMSMKHMRAGQDDDDAETGLTEGEGEGEEEKEPENLGKLQFSLDYDFQANQLTVGVLQAAELPALDMGGTSDPYVKVFLLPDKKKKYETKVHRKTLNPAFNETFTFKVPYQELGGKTLVMAIYDFDRFSKHDIIGEVKVPMNTVDLGQPIEEWRDLQGGEKEEPEKLGDICTSLRYVPTAGKLTVCILEAKNLKKMDVGGLSDPYVKIHLMQNGKRLKKKKTTVKKKTLNPYFNESFSFEIPFEQIQKVQVVVTVLDYDKLGKNEAIGKIFVGSNATGTELRHWSDMLANPRRPIAQWHSLKPEEEVDALLGKSK